Proteins from one Microcaecilia unicolor chromosome 2, aMicUni1.1, whole genome shotgun sequence genomic window:
- the LOC115461301 gene encoding gastrula zinc finger protein XlCGF26.1-like gives MSRGYLIVNPDVLIRVKHEGGKYFTQHHDWEENENVNDPLINNPIVPPISSVSIKKEEDMHCMGSPGSERREQIHPPVTSCSSIRPDILIRIKQEEFWTDEQDTEEIGNTSFSPDLSVRILKIEESCESDQSEGEEEIKTIESIADDGYRDNELQRMCINQQNEEWKKKDPSGDSPDLSADYEGGLTPPRIKERQCERNCNSPELMHRQTVRERSKTFDCTKCRKGFSTNLLLIEHQQTSECEKMLKQKSDHGLIHQDYARENQFAYTEREKTFLKKTDLGQMSIHSEMKPFKCTEREKGFTHISDVQYPKILHTGDKTFQCSESEQKFETNALLKSNETVHTGKETVIGGTEEAFFCTECERGFSTKSSFITHKQMHTGKKLFVCTECEKTFLKLSNLAAHKRVHIGGKPFKCTDCDKCFASSSWLKMHQRFHTGEKLFKCFECEKCFLQISDLTMHRRVHTGEKPFECTECDKRFAHKSNLKVHKRLHSGEKPFKCSECEKCFAQKTQLARHKSVHTREKPYTCIECGMGFTKKGNLLLHFTIHTREKTPQMQGQLPTKPAQMQGQLPTKPAQTQGQLPTKTATV, from the exons ATGTCACGGG GTTATTTGATTGTTAATCCAGATGTGCTAATCAGAGTTAAACATGAAGGTGGGAAATATTTCACTCAGCACCATGACTGGGAGGAAAATGAAAACGTTAATGACCCCCTTATTA ACAATCCAATTGTACCACCCATATCTTCGGTGAGCATTAAAAAAGAGGAAGATATGCACTGCATGGGCTCACctggatcagagaggagagagcAGATCCACCCTCCCGTAACAA GTTGTTCCAGCATCAGACCTGACATCTTAATCCGAATTAAGCAagaagaattctggacagatGAGCAGGATACTGAGGAAATAG GTAACACAAGTTTCAGTCCTGACCTCTCGGTCCGGATTTTGAAAATAGAGGAGTCGTGTGAGAGTGATCAGtcagagggggaagaggagattaAGACTATTGAGTCAATCGCAG ATGATGGGTACAGGGATAATGAGCTGCAAAGAATGTGTATCAATCAGCAAAATGaggaatggaaaaagaaagaCCCTTCTGGAGACAGCCCAGATCTTTCTGCTGACTATGAAGGAGGTTTAACACCACCCAGGATAAAAGAGAGACAATGTGAGAGAAACTGTAATAGCCCAGAGCTTATGCATCGTCAGACCGTCCGTGAACGGTCAAAAACATTTGACTGCACAAAATGTAGGAAAGGCTTCAGCACAAATTTGCTTCTTATTGAACACCAACAAACATCCGAATGTGAGAAAATGCTCAAGCAGAAATCTGATCACGGACTTATCCATCAAGATTATGCAAGAGAAAATCAATTTGCTTATACTGAACGTGAGAAAACATTCCTTAAGAAAACAGATCTAGGGCAGATGAGCATCCATTCTGAAATGAAACCTTTCAAATGTACTGAACGGGAAAAGGGTTTTACCCATATTTCAGATGTGCAGTATCCTAAAATACTTCACACTGGAGATAAAACTTTTCAATGTAGTGAATCTGAACAAAAGTTTGAAACAAATGCACTTCTAAAATCAAATGAAACGGTTCATACTGGAAAGGAGACTGTAATTGGAGGAACAGAGGAGGCATTTTTTTGTACTGAGTGTGAAAGAGGATTCAGTACAAAATCAAGTTTTATAACGCACAAACAAATGCACACAGGAAAGAAATTATTTGTATGTACTGAGTGTGAGAAAACATTTCTAAAACTATCAAACCTTGCAGCTCATAAACGGGTTCATATAGGAGGAAAACCTTTTAAGTGCACTGACTGTGATAAATGTTTTGCATCCAGCTCATGGCTTAAAATGCATCAAAGATTTCACACAGgtgaaaaattatttaagtgtTTTGAATGTGAGAAATGTTTTCTACAGATATCTGATCTGACAATGCATAGAAGAgttcacacaggagagaaaccatttgagTGTACTGAATGTGATAAACGTTTCGCTCATAAATCCAACCTTAAGGTACATAAAAGACTGCACTCTGGTGAGAAGCCATTTAAGTGTTCTGAGTGTGAAAAATGCTTTGCCCAGAAAACACAGCTTGCACGTCACAAAAGTGTTCACACCAGAGAGAAACCATATACTTGTATTGAATGTGGAATGGGGTTCACCAAGAAAGGAAACCTCTTACTGCATTTTACAATTCATACCAGAGAAAAGACTCCTCAAATGCAAGGACAGCTCCCAACAAAACCTGCTCAAATGCAAGGACAGCTCCCAACAAAACCTGCTCAAACGCAAGGACAGCTCCCAACAAAAACTGCAACAGTGTGA